A stretch of the Medicago truncatula cultivar Jemalong A17 chromosome 5, MtrunA17r5.0-ANR, whole genome shotgun sequence genome encodes the following:
- the LOC11405458 gene encoding serine hydroxymethyltransferase, mitochondrial produces the protein MAMAMALRRLSSSINKSSRPLFSASSVYYKSSLPDEAVYDKENSRVSWPKQLNSSLEEIDPEIADIIELEKARQWKGLELIPSENFTSLSVMQAVGSIMTNKYSEGYPGARYYGGNEYIDMAETLCQKRALEAFRLDPAKWGVNVQPLSGSPSNFHVYTALLKPHDRIMALDLPHGGHLSHGYQTDTKKISAVSIFFETMPYRLDESTGYIDYDQLEKSATLFRPKLIVAGASAYARLYDYARIRKVCDKQKAVMLADMAHISGLVAAGVIPSPFDYADVVTTTTHKSLRGPRGAMIFFRKGLKEVNKQGKEVFYDYEDKINQAVFPGLQGGPHNHTITGLAVALKQATTPEYKAYQEQVLSNCAKFAQALSEKGYELVSGGTENHLVLVNLKNKGIDGSRVEKVLEAVHIAANKNTVPGDVSAMVPGGIRMGTPALTSRGFVEEDFVKVAEYFDASVNLALKIKAESKGTKLKDFVETLQSSSYVQSEISKLRHDVEEFAKQFPTIGFEKSSMKYNK, from the exons ATGGCAATGGCAATGGCTCTTCGTAGGCTTTCTTCTTCCATCAACAAATCTTCACGTCCTCTCTTCAGTGCTTCTTCTGTTTACTACAAG TCATCTTTGCCTGATGAAGCTGTGTATGATAAAGAGAATTCACGTGTTTCG TGGCCAAAGCAATTGAATTCTTCACTTGAGGAAATTGACCCTGAAATTGCTGATATTATTGAGCTTGAGAAAGCTAGACAATGGAAG GGGCTGGAACTGATTCCATCAGAAAACTTCACTTCTTTATCTGTTATGCAAGCTGTTGGCTCTATCATGACAAACAAATACAGTGAAGGTTATCCCGGAGCAAGATATTACGGAGGAAATGA GTATATTGACATGGCAGAAACACTATGCCAAAAGCGTGCCTTGGAAGCATTTCGGTTGGATCCAGCTAAATGGGGAG TGAACGTGCAGCCTTTGTCTGGTTCACCTTCaaattttcatgtttacacTGCATTGTTGAAACCTCATGACAGAATCATGGCACTTGATCTCCCTCATGGAGGACATCTTTCTCATGGTTACCAG ACCGACACCAAAAAGATATCTGCAGTCTCTATATTTTTTGAGACAATGCCATATAGATTGGATGAAAGCACAGGATACATTGATTATGACCAG CTAGAGAAATCTGCTACCCTCTTCAGGCCAAAACTAATTGTTGCCGGTGCTAGTGCCTATGCACGTCTGTATGATTATGCACGCATTCGCAAG GTGTGCGATAAACAAAAAGCTGTGATGTTAGCAGATATGGCACATATCAGTGGACTGGTTGCAGCTGGTGTTATCCCTTCACCTTTTGATTATGCAGATGTAGTGACTACCACAACTCACAAGTCACTTCGTGGACCACGTGGAGCTATGATCTTTTTCCGGAAGGGATTAAAAGAAGTCAACAAACAAGGAAAAGAG GTGTTCTATGACTATGAGGATAAAATCAATCAAGCTGTCTTCCCTGGACTGCAAGGTGGTCCTCACAACCATACCATCACTGGTTTAGCCGTTGCATTGAAACAg GCTACAACTCCAGAGTATAAAGCATACCAAGAGCAGGTTCTCAGCAATTGCGCAAAATTTGCACAG GCTTTGAGTGAGAAAGGCTATGAGCTTGTTTCTGGTGGGACTGAGAATCATCTAGTTTTGGTGAATCTTAAGAACAAG GGTATTGATGGCTCCAGAGTTGAGAAGGTGTTGGAAGCAGTACATATTGCAGCTAATAAAAACACTGTTCCAGGAGATGTGTCTGCTATGGTTCCTGGTGGTATCAGGATGG GAACTCCTGCTCTTACTTCAAGGGGATTTGTTGAGGAGGATTTCGTTAAGGTAGCAGAGTATTTTGATGCATCCGTGAATTTGGCTTTGAAGATCAAGGCAGAGAGCAAAg GAACAAAATTAAAGGACTTCGTAGAAACATTGCAGTCATCCTCCTACGTGCAGTCAGAGATCTCCAAACTTCGTCATGATGTTGAGGAGTTTGCAAAACAATTTCCAACCAttggttttgaaaaatcaaGCATGAAGTacaacaaataa